The following proteins are encoded in a genomic region of Oncorhynchus keta strain PuntledgeMale-10-30-2019 chromosome 8, Oket_V2, whole genome shotgun sequence:
- the paqr8 gene encoding membrane progestin receptor beta isoform X1, whose translation MGSSAVVVFDNCDGSQQQQNPSLPKSTFHPTPPLYPFPPLSLHPSFLPSPHLSIIMSSGALGRLSTLTLSVKQLSRLPHLSDILPSSLPSLPSPSPTVPVSCVPTLFREPYILSGYRPVGQDWRCYVLSLFQRHNESLNVWTHLLAGPLVLLRVWAYGLSLDSASLPLCLYILSALTYLCCSVAAHLLQSHSELAHYTLFFLDYVGVSVYQYGCSLAHYFYCSEPAWRESPVGFWFLPGAALLGWLSCASCCFAKSRYRRPYPLRRKICQLIPTSMAYFLDISPVAHRLATVPWGQDPALPLHALQMAAFLLAAFFFSCPVPERFFPGHCDIMGQGHQIFHLFLSLCTLCQLEALFLDYGSRRDTVLQLYGERQLWFAGVSFLALALCSTLTAVVMRRHVQRQLEKSETVKQ comes from the exons ATGGGGTCCAGCGCTGTAGTGGTATTTGATAACTGCGACGGCTCCCAGCAACAG CAAAACCCAAGTCTTCCCAAATCAACTTTCCACCCTACACCTCCTCTATACCCATTCCcacctctttccctccatccctctttccttccctcgcCCCACCTCTCCATCATCATGTCCAGCGGAGCCCTGGGGCGTCTCAGTACCTTGACTCTGAGTGTGAAGCAGCTCAGCCGGCTGCCTCACCTCTCCGACATCCTCCCCTcttcactcccctccctcccctcccccagccccACCGTCCCTGTCTCCTGCGTCCCTACTCTGTTCCGGGAGCCTTACATCCTCTCTGGCTACCGCCCGGTGGGGCAGGACTGGCGCTGTTACGTCCTCAGCCTCTTCCAGAGACACAATGAATCCCTCAACGTCTGGACACACCTTCTGGCAGGTCCCCTGGTGCTACTACGCGTCTGGGCCTATGGATTGTCCCTAGACTCGGCgtccctgcctctctgcctgtacATACTGTCTGCCCTCACCTACTTGTGTTGTAGCGTAGCAGCTCACCTGCTTCAGTCCCACTCTGAGCTGGCTCACTATACTCTGTTCTTCCTGGACTACgtgggtgtgtctgtgtatcagtatgGCTGTTCCCTGGCTCACTATTTCTACTGCTCTGAGCCAGCCTGGAGGGAGAGCCCCGTag gGTTCTGGTTCCTCCCTGGCGCTGCCTTACTTGGCTGGCTGTCCTGTGCTAGCTGCTGCTTTGCCAAGTCACGTTACCGCCGGCCTTACCCACTCCGGAGGAAGATCTGCCAGCTGATCCCCACCAGCATGGCCTACTTCCTGGACATCAGCCCTGTAGCCCACCGCCTGGCTACCGTACCCTGGGGTCAGGACCCAGCTCTACCGCTCCACGCCCTGCAG ATGGCCGCCTTCCTGCTTGCAGCCTTCTTCTTCTCCTGCCCTGTTCCTGAGAGGTTCTTCCCGGGGCATTGTGACATCATGGGTCAGGGTCACCAGATCTTCcacctcttcctgtctctgtgtacgCTGTGTCAGCTGGAGGCCCTTTTCCTGGACTATGGCAGTCGGAGGGATACAGTGCTGCAGTTGTATGGGGAGAGGCAGCTGTGGTTCGCCGGTGTATCCTTCCTCGCCCTAGCACTATGTAGCACCCTGACCGCGGTTGTCATGAGGAGGCATGTACAGAGACAACTGGAGAAAAGTGAAACTGTGAAACAGTGA
- the paqr8 gene encoding membrane progestin receptor beta isoform X2 — protein MSSGALGRLSTLTLSVKQLSRLPHLSDILPSSLPSLPSPSPTVPVSCVPTLFREPYILSGYRPVGQDWRCYVLSLFQRHNESLNVWTHLLAGPLVLLRVWAYGLSLDSASLPLCLYILSALTYLCCSVAAHLLQSHSELAHYTLFFLDYVGVSVYQYGCSLAHYFYCSEPAWRESPVGFWFLPGAALLGWLSCASCCFAKSRYRRPYPLRRKICQLIPTSMAYFLDISPVAHRLATVPWGQDPALPLHALQMAAFLLAAFFFSCPVPERFFPGHCDIMGQGHQIFHLFLSLCTLCQLEALFLDYGSRRDTVLQLYGERQLWFAGVSFLALALCSTLTAVVMRRHVQRQLEKSETVKQ, from the exons ATGTCCAGCGGAGCCCTGGGGCGTCTCAGTACCTTGACTCTGAGTGTGAAGCAGCTCAGCCGGCTGCCTCACCTCTCCGACATCCTCCCCTcttcactcccctccctcccctcccccagccccACCGTCCCTGTCTCCTGCGTCCCTACTCTGTTCCGGGAGCCTTACATCCTCTCTGGCTACCGCCCGGTGGGGCAGGACTGGCGCTGTTACGTCCTCAGCCTCTTCCAGAGACACAATGAATCCCTCAACGTCTGGACACACCTTCTGGCAGGTCCCCTGGTGCTACTACGCGTCTGGGCCTATGGATTGTCCCTAGACTCGGCgtccctgcctctctgcctgtacATACTGTCTGCCCTCACCTACTTGTGTTGTAGCGTAGCAGCTCACCTGCTTCAGTCCCACTCTGAGCTGGCTCACTATACTCTGTTCTTCCTGGACTACgtgggtgtgtctgtgtatcagtatgGCTGTTCCCTGGCTCACTATTTCTACTGCTCTGAGCCAGCCTGGAGGGAGAGCCCCGTag gGTTCTGGTTCCTCCCTGGCGCTGCCTTACTTGGCTGGCTGTCCTGTGCTAGCTGCTGCTTTGCCAAGTCACGTTACCGCCGGCCTTACCCACTCCGGAGGAAGATCTGCCAGCTGATCCCCACCAGCATGGCCTACTTCCTGGACATCAGCCCTGTAGCCCACCGCCTGGCTACCGTACCCTGGGGTCAGGACCCAGCTCTACCGCTCCACGCCCTGCAG ATGGCCGCCTTCCTGCTTGCAGCCTTCTTCTTCTCCTGCCCTGTTCCTGAGAGGTTCTTCCCGGGGCATTGTGACATCATGGGTCAGGGTCACCAGATCTTCcacctcttcctgtctctgtgtacgCTGTGTCAGCTGGAGGCCCTTTTCCTGGACTATGGCAGTCGGAGGGATACAGTGCTGCAGTTGTATGGGGAGAGGCAGCTGTGGTTCGCCGGTGTATCCTTCCTCGCCCTAGCACTATGTAGCACCCTGACCGCGGTTGTCATGAGGAGGCATGTACAGAGACAACTGGAGAAAAGTGAAACTGTGAAACAGTGA